One Gadus chalcogrammus isolate NIFS_2021 chromosome 7, NIFS_Gcha_1.0, whole genome shotgun sequence genomic window, GCTTAAGAGTTTATGTTTATTGAGTTCCATCTGTATACAGgttatatacagtctatgtgtTACACCCACACGGAGCTCCGCTTGCAACCATTTTTTAATGCCTTTCTACTCTTAAACATTGATTATAATCCCACATTTTGAACCGTGGTCTGTTAATTTAGTTTCAGGTAGTCTATTGTTTAGGCAGGGGCATCAGTGTTTCGTAATCAGTGTACAAATATTGACCAAACGATGGCTCTATGGAGAGGAATGCTGCTTCCTAACCTGTCTGCTAGGAAGGTATAGACCACTAAACACACAGGACTCATACCTGTGATAACGTCTTTAGTTCCTGTTATTCAGACTGAATATTTGTTGAATATCCAGAATCTAATTACTTGGGAAACTCTGCAATGGGCGCGGCAACAGTCTAAATGTGAATGAACGTGACTAAACGTAAAGTGAATACAACTTTAACACATGGGGCCCTATCtagcatccggcgcaattgactttctcactggcgcatgtgtctttgctagtttgcaactggcgcagagcgttcttttccctcctgcgccacacgtcggtaaattagggaatgatcttgccccctcagcgaaaggaggaggcgtgctCTGGCGCATatgttccctggtgctattttgcagtttcagaaaccacttgcgccacacaACACGATAATAAGTCGagaacgataatgcatacaatactgataagaaacaatatttataatgtatagcgtatatcattaaatagaaccacaattaccgcatatcatatgtgtgttaagtcttcttttgccgaaatttatttgaggactctctttgaggaagttgcggaagaaaaccttattccatgtgtgaattagggccatattatttggccataaactgagcaatttgaagtttgaaatgcatgtgcatctgtctcatcggagactgcagtcacgctgtcaaaatatcaacctgtcagattcaaatgcgctcatggctcttaaaggggatgggagctggcactctcattggtttattgcacattACGTCCAAACcccacctacgggtaactaggctgcttcagaccaaccctttttagatatgccccgggcgcaagagtcaatgtcgcgccggtaaaatagcgacatcgccgtagaaccgccgacaaagctacttgcgcttgctATTGTCACTTGCGTTTCacaccgttaaaatagggcccatgaACTCGTCCGTGAGTAGGTTTCGGCCTTAGTCAAATCCGATAGATTGCCACCGGCATTGTGGTGAAGCAGACTACTCCCACTACTTAATGACGTCATCAAACTACAACGACTTTTGTTATTGTCTTAATTTAGAGACTAACGGAAGGAATTATATATCATACCTTTAACACGATCCAAACGATCATCATCCTTATTATGTCTTTACATACCTGCATTTGCTTATGGATCCAGTCCGAAAAGTAGGTCACGTTGCCGTAGACCCCTGGTCTGTTCCGTAAGGCACATTCAACGCCCCAGCTGGTGTCCCCAACCAGCCACCACACACCACCTTCCTTGGCCACCAGTGGTCCCCCACTGTCCCCCTGGAGGAAACCCAAACAGATGTTTTACAGGTGTCTAATTTCTCTCTATTTCGTTTATGAGTGAAagacatcagagagagaggaaaggtgCTTCAAACGATAGATGTGGTGGATGCCGGTGGCTGTCTTCATCAAAAGGGATACAAATATGACAAGAGATGtgacagaggaagagaaggagaggggaagaaggggaaggaggaggaggaaaaataagtaggaagagaagaaggagaggaggcaaaggaggaggaaaggagaagaaggaggaggaagcgataaaggaggaggagaaggagccagaggaggaggaggaggaggaggagcagtggaaAGAGAAGGAACAGGTGAAggaggaaagaagaagaaggagaaatagGTGGAGGATAAGGAAGAAGAGGTCTTAATTATTCTAATTCACAGACATCGTCTCATATCAAACAGCAATAACTATGTACAGGGCTAGGTACCATTTGTTACCATTGAACATTCAAAACTTGTTTAGTGAACGTGAGGGGGGGCATAGTTTGAGGAGAGAACTCAATTTCAAAATTCAGATGAGAAATTCCACCATGAAAAGTTTTCGCATTTCCATCACAGGTGTCAAGTTGTGGAACAATCTGAGCGAAGTTCATAAACAATGTCCAAGCATCAATGTTTCAATGTGTTCACAGGATATAGTGAACTGCACTAAGAGTCAGtaggtttgtgtatgtatgtataggtATACTGTGTATACAAGCTGTTGTGTCACATTCATGCTGTTACTTGTTAAATGTATGTTGTAGATATTATGTACATACttacatatgtatatttatttatataacataacatttttatattcatttattattattattgttattatcattattattattattattattattaaacatacaGAGTAAGTAATATTAGGGGTGGGAGTACATACGTTTTTACTTCCTCTCACTCCTTTTCGGATATGTTTacattaatgtttatttttatttcttgtttttgctttttatttttactattattatttttgtttttgttattcattCTTGAATGGCTTTATTGTTGTAATTGGCAaaatttgttgtttttgttttgtctacATATTCGAAATaaacatgaaagaaagaaagaaagaaagaaagaaagaaagaaagaaagaaagaaagaaagaaaagaaagaaagaaaagaaagaaagaaagaaagaaagaaagaaagaaaaagaaagaaagaaagaaagaaagaaagaaagaaagaaagaaagaacgaacgaacgaacgaacgaacgaacgaacgaacgaacgaacgaacgaacgaacgaacgaacgaacgaacgaacgaacgaacgaacgaacgaacgaacgaaagaaagaaaggtaggtgaaggagatgaggaaaaataaaaatataggaAAAGGACAATTCCGACCAACCTGACATGAATCCACTCCTCCAGCCAACTTTCCAGCACAGATCATGGTTTCAGTCACCTGTTGGTCCAATATGTGCCGTTGGTTGCACCTGTCTCTGCTGTAAATGGTCACCTCGGCCTGCATCAACTCATCCGGGCTGACCCCTGGGTGGGAATATTTACTATTATTGGATGGACTGAGTATGAACTGCTTTCAGCACATTCAAGAGACAAGCTATGTAGCGTACTGCCATTCCCTTTATGAAATATTGACAGAGatattatagagagagagatatttttGGATCACCTCCAGAGCTCAGAGTTCCCCAACCGGTGGTCCAGGCGTTTCGCTCTGGGTTCAGGTTCACGCCGACGTTGGGCAAACACGCCGGCCTCACATCCTCTGGGGTGGAAAgatacaatataaaaaataacgTGATAAAAGGAAATGCTAGTAAAATGAAAAAACCTTGCTTCCATTTAGTCTTCATCGGGGCCCCCACACCACCGGGGGTGCGGGGGCTGACTCGGGGAGGGAGGGCGTGTCTTACGGGTGAAGGTCAGAGGTCGTCTGAGCCTCAGGAGAGCCACGTCGTTGGCCTGGGGCTCGATGTTGTAGTCCTCGTGGACGATGATTCTTCGCACCGACGCACTGGAAAACATCCAACTCAGGCGAACGCCCCCGTAGTAGACACGCAATATAGATGTATGAGACGGCCTTTTGGATTATGAAAAACAGGGTGTGTTGGAGAGGTATATATTGAGAACAAATTAAGATTAATTCATTTTTGCGAAACACTTTTACCCGAAGCGACTGTCTTTTGTTTCATCATGTTCAGCACTTTGATGCACATTTACAAGAGTTTTGATGTTAAGGGAAAACACTTGGTTTGTAAAACCTAGgataaaagtaaagtaaagtaccaATCAAATGGCCTTCTATTTGTTGGTTACTCATGGTAACTCATGTAGGTAGTAAACCAAACATTCTGGCTATCGCTCCCCAGTCCCCACCCAATCTGATCATAGCGAGTGGGAGTGGCTTTAGCAAGAGAACCAATAACTGAACAGAGAAATAGCCCCGCCCCTAAATGAAACAAAATGTCTACCAGAAGTTGAAGAACAGAAGAActcacattttaaaatgtaatagTTGCTAGCTCATACAGGTTGTTTTCTTTGTCCTGTAATTAAAcctataataatactaataagaagaaaaataatgtttgtattaataataaataaataataatattaactcTGATTGGAAGCAGTGGGCGGCCGTTAGGATCCAGTATTGGCCGATGATGGTGCCACCGCAGAAATGGGGGCCGTAGTACTGCAGGCTGACCTGCCAGGGCCAGGCATTCCAATCCGCAGGGGTCCCGCCCACGATGCGCGTGCTGGGGTCCATCTCACTGACACCGCACGCTGGTGAgggccgggggagggagagggagagggagggagtgggatggagggggaggaagagagggattgaggcggagggagggagggatgaagggggaggaagagagagagtgagggagggaagagaggaagtttttttttttatttaaggtgAACTTGATGAGGCGATACGATAATACAATGATAAAGGTAATTGTTTGATCTTCATCGTCCGCAGTCTAACCTGTAGGCATTGTGGCAACCCGACCCGGGCCATTTAAGGACATGGAGAACACCTGTGgagcaggtggagaagcagggcttaaatagcctgcttctccactcattcggggctctcccagccatgTGGCTCCTTACGGAGAGatggtcctcgtgggtgacgggattccacccacgacGGATCGGACCgttgattcctcccaggtttttCGATATTTTGTGTTTTCATAGACTTTGTGTCATGTTAAggattaaacatgcctttttggctTCTACCCCTCAAagttgtgtcctgtttgggaggaggtggttcgctcaccgtACCGGGTTGCCACAGCATCCTTGAGCGAGAAACCTatgcctacctgctcctttactATTTGCATCTCAGTTCACTGTGAGGTGCTTTGGATATTAAGGGTAGTTTGACTCTGCGAGTCAATGCCAAATAAAGGAAGCGAAGCTTACCAATGCAGCGCAGACTGACAACCATGTTGGAATTACACGTTCGGCTGTATTGGGGAAAAAATCAAATTAATTGAAGCAAGGGTGAGGTGACTGAATCATCATTTCATTAAAAATGTGCTTTAGGTATGAGTCGGGGGTAGAAGAGATCAAGGTTTTCCAACTAAGCAACTCTAAAGAAAAGTCACCTCCAACACTGCTCCCTCACCCCTATGTTTCTATACCATTGAGAAGCGTTGCAGTCCACTTTTGATTGACaagcaagatggattccccatTCCGataccctgattggtcagaaattagccaGGAGCAGACCTTAAATCAAAACAGTATCGTACAGAGGCAGACGCTGTGAAATTGAAAATGAAATTCTCACAGCGCATTTTACCCACTAATGGCTGACAACAATCGACCCTGAAATAATTGTGATCAAATTGTACCTGCAGCACCTTTAATACGTCTATGAATTCCATAGCAGGGACTCTGTGGGTTTACAAAAGCAGTTAAACTGTAATGTGTAAAACTGTGCAATCAGCCTTACTGATGAGTGTCAGAAGTACCTGTCCCTGAGGTGTGAATGAATCTGGTCACCCGGTTGGTAGAACCCTAACTTCAGCTTGCTGTAGCCTCCCGTCCCCAGAGAGCCTGCACCCGTCTGGGTGGAGGAAACGAACTCGGTACTGTGGAACAAGGTACAGGCAAGGCCGGATCACACAACCATCCACGGCCCTTTGAGTCCCACCTTTAACCGTCACCATGTTTCCACGATGAGTACTGCAATCAAGGTTGCTGTGGAGGCCGCTGTTACTGTGATTGTTTCATGTTGTTAGATGTTGTTGTGCACGGTGAAATGGGGGTTTTGCTTGGATGTAGGATTGTGTCCgtgaaaaagagtttcctcgacgcacatggttgttgttaaaaagcatatttttacttaaacaaatagcacaaccgtcgagtcacttgcacaactcaagcctcgCTCCAGTCTAAAACGCCCTCTTAAGGAGCatcagaatgggtgtggctcagtTAGCCtgtgagccacagctgcagaccatcacggctaacagccagacaggaatatgtgcatcttttaaaacatttaaaacagtttaaaacagtgaagatgccattcacatcttcacaacGTCATTGAGGGTTGTGCCGCTGTTGCTGTGGTGTTGTTAGATGCTGTTGTACAAATGCAGATGCAGGTAACTTTACTGATTTTAAAGGAAACTATTTAttcttattgttattattaattatgCTATTTGCTCTACATTGTTACTGTTATGCGTTGTTGTTATTGCGTGTAGTTGTGGTGGCCGTCCCTCCAGGGATACAAACTCACCTTGAGTAGCCTATCTGTTTACAGGAAGCTCTGCCCAAGTCGTCTCTCCAGCGCTCTGCACAAACAGGCCGCCAGGTCTGGCTGGTGGCTGAGAAGCTCTGCAGTACAAAGTCGGTCCCATGGAGGCGAACTGGGACCCAAGAGAGACACTTctgaggtcagtgtgtgtgtgtgtgcgtgcgtgcgtgcgtgcgtgcgtgcgtgcgtgcgtgcgtgcgtgcgtgcgtgcgtgcgtgcgtgcgtgcgtgcgtgcgtgcgtgcgtgcgtgcgtgcgtgcgtgcgtgcgtgcgtgcgtgcgtgcgtgcgtgcgtgcgtgcgtgcgtgcgtgcgtgagtgagtgcgagcaagcgtgtgtatgtgtagctgGGAGATCTCACGGCATTGGGACTCGTCCTCTCCTCCTATCAAGTCTTTGACGCCGTCACACAACTGTGGTTGGTTGTGGTCGGTCACTGGGGTTGGTTGTGGTAGTTCAATGCCACCTTCATGGTACAGCTCTCTCTCGAAGAaagctacaaacacacactcacacaaatacattaatttaaaaacatataaacacagataataataaattattatctttattattataaaaaaaagcaatataAGAAATGCGGCATATTTATGTGTCTTTATCTTGAAAACAATTGAATTCCACCACCCTTATGCTATGCCAAACGGCATCAATTTAAACCGTATAGTTACAACTTACCGAAGTACCAGATCAACACTCCCATCACTAACATGATGAGCACGGAGGAGGCCAGTCCACGCAACACATTTGTCATATTACTCTTTGGTTCTGTGAGAGAaggagaccgacagagagatcCTCAAACATAGCCTCCATTCAAATGTATGCAAATGATGGGAAATGAGGTCCTTCCACTCCATACATCAATCATCAACAAATGTTGATTGTTGACAGGCTATATAAACATGCAAAGGAAATTTGATATATTCCCTTAAAGGAAACTAAAAGAGAAGTTTAACTTTGTAAAATAGATTAGACAAGAGCAAATATTATGATCCAATACATTAATAGCCTGTAACCCTTAGAAACATTTAAATTATAACTATTCTGATGTCCCCAAAGTAGAACATGAAGTGGAACAGACACTGTTTTCAGTATATAACACAATACAATTACAATAAAACCAATACAATTacaaatataaccgcaagcggtgattaacggggtctgaccaaaattaaaagtcaagaacacactaatggaagatatataaatataacatataattgtcatacttaaggaaagatgttccacttataaacctgaactgcagcttCATTCAAATgatcaaaatgtctattgataagcagaacaacatccagaaaactcaaagcacacatttctcaagtgaattaagggctttcttcaaagcatatacctgaaaaatctttgaaataaaattttaaaaaattaaacatttgtagtcaagaacactaacgcaagaaatataaatatgacagagttaattatgagggaaaaatggttaacgaagaagttccccttaatgccatactgccATACATTAttcaggattcaaactctcaaccataggatcaccagtacacggcatcatcccgttgagccactgatATTCCTGtactgcatgaagcctcattcacattgtgaaaatgtcgattgataagcacacaacatcaagaaatctccaagcacacatttcacaagagaattaagggctttcttaaaatagtacagatctgaaaatgtgcactgttaatggtatccacccacctaatgatagccgtatacaaaataacaaaattatcatataggcaaaatgggatgagactgtggacgtttggcttttctatgaaattgttgGAGAAGTAatcatttttagagcagaagaccggggtgaaaagatgcatctgattttagagattaatatgatgaaa contains:
- the LOC130386047 gene encoding transmembrane protease serine 2-like, giving the protein MDSTQPTVPHHDNAGFGDDNDRPPSYNQPQDLYPTIPQLSPQPVVTTSTSVPQLSPQPVITTSITTIVRRIEPKSNMTNVLRGLASSVLIMLVMGVLIWYFAFFERELYHEGGIELPQPTPVTDHNQPQLCDGVKDLIGGEDESQCLRLHGTDFVLQSFSATSQTWRPVCAERWRDDLGRASCKQIGYSSTEFVSSTQTGAGSLGTGGYSKLKLGFYQPGDQIHSHLRDRYFCRTCNSNMVVSLRCIACGVSEMDPSTRIVGGTPADWNAWPWQVSLQYYGPHFCGGTIIGQYWILTAAHCFQSERPSHTSILRVYYGGVRLSWMFSSASVRRIIVHEDYNIEPQANDVALLRLRRPLTFTQDVRPACLPNVGVNLNPERNAWTTGWGTLSSGGVSPDELMQAEVTIYSRDRCNQRHILDQQVTETMICAGKLAGGVDSCQGDSGGPLVAKEGGVWWLVGDTSWGVECALRNRPGVYGNVTYFSDWIHKQMQDRGVRR